In Arthrobacter citreus, a single genomic region encodes these proteins:
- a CDS encoding amino acid permease, with protein MSKQGFDSDALQSFSYKQELQRSLKFFSSFAVAFSFISITTGIFSSYSLALGAAGPAGIWTWPFVMVGHLLVALIFADLSSKIPLSGYVYQWVSRLTNRGFGWFTGWAALCYLIIVVPTVDYGVAPIFLDLIGIKSTTTVLTTVVLITIVIQALLNIYGVRIATIINNSAVYTEVIGFIGIIIILSFVLFFKGADFSLLTYTAHKVGSNGSYFTAFVLAVVMGSYTLVGFEAAANLAEETVDAKKTVPKAIVFSMLIAGLIGFIFLIIVTSGIKDINSIMTSASPISDILQSRLGTAVADVFLALVIVSIFACGLIIMASASRLIYALARDNVFFASNVFKKVDQKHNVPYNAIILVSVLGIIAVFYFGKLSLLIGTSAALPAIIYLITVVAYATKIKTLPDSDGFKLGKWRLPVTILAIIWLVFEVGILTLPKDFLPTTKVILYLFLAGIVIYWAVFRSRIKEGKIGINLEKDLDV; from the coding sequence ATGAGTAAACAAGGTTTTGATTCAGATGCTTTACAATCGTTTAGCTACAAACAGGAGTTACAGCGTTCTTTAAAGTTTTTCAGCTCATTTGCAGTTGCGTTTTCATTTATTTCAATTACAACAGGTATTTTTAGCTCCTATAGTCTTGCTTTAGGTGCAGCTGGACCGGCGGGAATATGGACTTGGCCATTTGTAATGGTAGGGCATTTGCTTGTAGCTTTAATTTTCGCAGATTTATCAAGTAAAATTCCTTTAAGTGGCTACGTATACCAATGGGTCAGCCGTTTAACGAATCGGGGATTTGGTTGGTTTACGGGTTGGGCTGCATTATGTTACTTAATAATTGTTGTACCTACTGTTGATTACGGTGTTGCGCCTATTTTTCTTGATTTAATCGGTATTAAAAGTACAACTACTGTACTTACAACGGTTGTACTAATTACAATCGTTATACAAGCTTTATTAAATATTTATGGAGTAAGAATTGCTACGATCATAAACAATTCAGCAGTATATACGGAAGTAATTGGATTTATTGGCATTATTATTATTTTAAGCTTTGTCTTATTTTTTAAAGGAGCAGATTTTTCATTATTAACTTATACTGCTCACAAAGTTGGTTCAAATGGCAGCTATTTTACAGCATTTGTACTAGCTGTGGTAATGGGTTCGTATACATTAGTAGGCTTTGAAGCGGCTGCAAATCTAGCTGAGGAAACTGTTGATGCTAAGAAGACTGTACCTAAAGCTATTGTATTCTCAATGTTAATAGCGGGGCTAATCGGCTTTATCTTCTTAATTATCGTTACATCAGGCATTAAAGATATTAATAGCATTATGACTTCTGCTTCTCCTATCTCTGATATTTTACAATCACGACTAGGTACTGCGGTTGCAGACGTTTTCCTTGCATTAGTAATCGTGTCCATTTTTGCTTGCGGATTAATTATTATGGCTTCTGCTTCTCGTCTTATTTATGCACTAGCAAGAGATAATGTTTTCTTTGCTTCAAATGTATTTAAGAAAGTAGATCAGAAACATAATGTACCGTACAATGCTATTATTTTAGTCTCTGTATTAGGCATAATTGCCGTATTCTATTTTGGGAAACTATCATTATTAATAGGTACTTCTGCGGCACTTCCAGCCATTATTTACTTAATAACTGTAGTCGCTTATGCTACTAAAATTAAAACATTACCGGATTCGGATGGTTTCAAATTAGGAAAATGGCGACTTCCTGTTACAATTCTTGCGATTATTTGGTTAGTATTTGAAGTTGGCATTTTAACACTTCCAAAGGACTTTTTACCAACTACGAAAGTTATACTTTATTTATTCCTTGCTGGGATTGTTATTTATTGGGCTGTATTTCGATCTAGAATTAAGGAAGGTAAAATTGGTATTAATTTGGAGAAGGATTTGGATGTTTAA
- a CDS encoding APC family permease yields the protein MMGLAYMTPMVVFDTFGIVSHVTNGHVPTAYIVALIGMLFTAVSYGKLVKVFPDAGSAYTYTQKAISGHLGFLVGWSSLLDYLFLPMVNALLTKIYLNALFPNVPTWIWVVGFVGLVTFLNLRSINMLANFNTLFVLVQLVIMVVFIVLVIQGLHHGEGYGGFSVKPLFSAGMHFGSLVTGATILCFSFLGFDAVSTLSEEAIDPAKTIPKAILYTALWGGVIFTVTSFFIQLYYPDISRFKHPDAASPEIALYVGGKLFQSIFLCITFINTLASALASHASVSRLLYVMGRDKVFPDKWFGFVHPKWKTPAFNVIFVGVISLSAIFFNLVTATSLINFGALMAFTFVNLSVINHFFIRGKQRSIKGYISYLILPLIGAASVAILWFNIEKSSLIMGTVWFVIGLVYLIYLTKAFQIAPPKYEEEAAV from the coding sequence ATGATGGGGTTAGCCTATATGACTCCTATGGTTGTTTTCGACACTTTCGGAATTGTATCTCATGTAACTAATGGTCATGTACCAACTGCATATATTGTAGCTTTAATTGGAATGTTATTTACGGCGGTAAGCTATGGTAAACTTGTAAAAGTATTTCCTGATGCTGGCTCTGCTTATACATACACTCAGAAAGCAATTAGTGGTCACTTAGGCTTTCTTGTTGGATGGTCATCATTACTAGATTACTTGTTTTTACCAATGGTAAATGCTTTATTAACTAAAATTTACCTCAATGCACTTTTTCCTAATGTTCCAACTTGGATATGGGTAGTTGGTTTTGTAGGGCTAGTTACATTCTTAAACTTAAGAAGTATAAATATGTTAGCGAATTTCAATACCCTTTTTGTATTAGTACAGCTTGTGATTATGGTTGTCTTTATCGTTCTAGTAATCCAAGGTTTACATCATGGAGAGGGTTATGGTGGATTCAGCGTAAAACCATTATTCAGTGCGGGAATGCATTTTGGCTCATTAGTAACCGGTGCAACAATTCTATGTTTTTCATTTTTGGGATTTGACGCTGTTTCCACTTTATCAGAAGAAGCGATTGATCCAGCAAAAACAATCCCAAAAGCAATTCTTTACACAGCCCTTTGGGGAGGGGTAATCTTTACAGTTACATCATTCTTCATCCAATTATACTATCCTGACATATCTAGATTTAAGCATCCTGATGCTGCATCACCAGAGATTGCGTTATATGTAGGTGGAAAATTATTTCAATCAATCTTCTTATGCATAACATTTATTAATACACTTGCTTCTGCATTGGCATCACATGCGAGTGTATCACGTTTACTATATGTAATGGGACGCGACAAAGTTTTCCCAGATAAATGGTTCGGATTTGTTCATCCGAAATGGAAAACGCCAGCATTTAACGTAATTTTCGTTGGTGTGATCTCGTTGTCAGCAATCTTTTTCAATCTAGTAACAGCCACTTCACTAATTAACTTTGGTGCACTAATGGCATTTACTTTTGTTAATCTATCAGTAATTAATCATTTCTTTATTCGAGGAAAACAGAGATCAATTAAAGGCTACATTTCTTACCTTATCTTGCCTCTAATTGGGGCCGCATCAGTAGCGATCCTTTGGTTTAATATTGAAAAAAGCTCATTAATTATGGGAACAGTGTGGTTCGTCATTGGTTTAGTATATTTAATTTACTTAACGAAAGCATTCCAAATTGCTCCACCTAAATATGAAGAAGAAGCAGCCGTATAA
- a CDS encoding DUF3055 family protein, which produces MIDIISESAERQLVHHYCLLTQNNRYDLSIAFSSHFYGKSMVTSLQSSKMALLCLEDIDSEHYWAPKLGIAEEDILEIQNFFSMVLQSKHICEL; this is translated from the coding sequence ATGATCGATATTATTTCTGAATCAGCAGAAAGACAGCTTGTGCACCATTATTGTTTATTAACACAGAATAACCGATATGATTTATCGATTGCCTTTTCTAGTCACTTTTACGGAAAGTCAATGGTTACATCACTTCAATCTAGTAAAATGGCGTTATTATGTTTAGAAGATATTGATTCTGAACATTATTGGGCTCCAAAACTCGGAATTGCTGAGGAAGACATTTTAGAAATTCAAAATTTCTTTAGTATGGTTTTACAATCAAAACACATTTGCGAGTTATAA
- a CDS encoding Glu/Leu/Phe/Val dehydrogenase, with translation MSSNLTEVEQTEKISEQVEIDDSLQEFRETLNEAIGIMNYPSQVFEFLKTPMRFLEFSIPVQMDNGETKVFQGYRAQHNDALGPTKGGIRFHPDVTPEEVKALAGWMSLKCSITDLPYGGAKGGVVCDPRLLSMNELEKLSRGYVRAVSQIVGPTKDIPAPDMYTNAQVMAWMLDEYDHIREFDSPSFITGKPITLGGSVGRETATSKGVFYALELISELKNIEIKNMKVIVQGFGNVGSYLAQYLYEAGAKVVGVSDVLGGVYDPKGLDIPYLLDNRDSFGVVSNLFKNAISNQELLEKECDVLIPAAISGVINNRNADKLKCKIVVEAANGPTTKEALEILDQKEILVVPDILANSGGVVVSYFEWCQNMQGYYWAESTVDERLKEKMTDSFMKVYKTSQKYNVNMKIAAYIEGIRKIAEACRLRGWVKF, from the coding sequence ATGAGTTCAAATTTAACTGAAGTAGAGCAAACAGAAAAGATTAGTGAGCAGGTCGAAATAGATGATTCCCTTCAAGAATTTAGAGAAACGTTAAATGAAGCAATTGGCATAATGAACTATCCGAGCCAAGTATTCGAATTTCTTAAAACGCCGATGAGATTTTTAGAATTTAGTATTCCAGTTCAAATGGATAATGGTGAGACGAAAGTATTTCAGGGATATCGTGCTCAGCATAATGATGCACTTGGCCCAACAAAGGGTGGCATTAGATTTCATCCAGATGTTACGCCAGAAGAAGTAAAAGCATTGGCTGGATGGATGAGTTTAAAATGTAGTATTACTGATTTACCATATGGAGGAGCAAAAGGTGGTGTCGTTTGCGATCCAAGACTTTTAAGCATGAATGAGCTTGAAAAGCTAAGTAGGGGTTATGTAAGAGCGGTTAGCCAGATTGTTGGACCTACAAAGGACATTCCGGCACCTGATATGTATACTAACGCGCAAGTGATGGCATGGATGCTTGATGAATATGACCATATTAGAGAATTTGATTCGCCGAGCTTTATTACTGGTAAACCAATTACTTTAGGAGGATCAGTTGGTCGAGAGACAGCAACTTCAAAAGGTGTATTTTATGCCCTTGAGTTAATAAGTGAATTAAAGAATATCGAAATTAAGAATATGAAGGTCATTGTGCAAGGGTTTGGAAATGTTGGTAGTTATTTAGCTCAATATTTATACGAAGCTGGAGCAAAGGTTGTTGGTGTTTCAGATGTTCTTGGTGGCGTTTATGATCCAAAAGGTTTAGACATTCCATATCTTTTAGATAACAGAGATTCATTCGGAGTTGTTTCTAATTTATTTAAAAATGCAATTTCAAATCAAGAATTATTGGAAAAAGAATGTGATGTTTTAATACCAGCGGCAATTAGTGGGGTTATTAATAATCGTAATGCAGATAAATTGAAGTGCAAAATTGTGGTTGAAGCAGCAAATGGACCAACTACGAAAGAAGCTTTAGAAATTCTTGATCAAAAAGAGATTTTAGTTGTACCAGATATTTTAGCTAACTCAGGTGGAGTAGTTGTTTCGTATTTTGAATGGTGTCAAAATATGCAAGGCTATTATTGGGCAGAGAGTACTGTAGATGAACGATTAAAAGAAAAAATGACGGATAGCTTTATGAAAGTTTATAAAACATCACAAAAATATAATGTAAACATGAAAATAGCGGCTTATATTGAAGGGATTCGTAAAATCGCTGAAGCTTGTCGTTTGAGAGGTTGGGTAAAATTCTAA